The proteins below come from a single Zea mays cultivar B73 chromosome 8, Zm-B73-REFERENCE-NAM-5.0, whole genome shotgun sequence genomic window:
- the LOC100281537 gene encoding Probable methyltransferase PMT11, translating into MKALGAHAADLLRGPHLLRAAVFAFAVALAFLVGYHWPNASPRLVFFSSDASSSSPRSSSRSPSVVLSPNSNVSFDPSLIPTPSTPPASSTPNAWSPPALPPPTSAPPPPLPPPPPPARLGIVGEDGAMQDDFDIGNVGANDTDLATDETAPQEPSDVGASGGPPRVRIERFPVCPESMREYIPCLDNEDDIKRLPSTERGERFERHCPAKDKGLSCLVPAPNGYKAPIPWPRSRDEVWFSNVPHTRLIDDKGGQNWITKVKDKFRFPGGGTQFIHGANQYLDQISQMVPNVAFGSHTRVVLDVGCGVASFGAYLLSRDVLTLSIAPKDVHENQIQFALERGVPAMAAAFATRRLLYTSQAFDIIHCSRCRINWTRDDGILLLEVNRLLRAGGYFAWAAQPVYKHEEAQQEAWKEMENLTARLCWEFVKKEGYIAMWRKPLNNSCYINRGPEGKPPLCDADDNPDDVWYVGLKACISRLPENGEAPTPVQWPARLMEPPKRLQGVEMDAYSSKNELFKAETKFWDDIIDGYIRIFKWRKFKVRNVMDMRAGFGGFAAALIRQKLDWWVMNVVPISEPNTLPVIFDRGLLGVAHDWCEPFDTYPRTYDLLHASGLFSKEQNRCNISSILLEMDRILRPGGKAYIRDRKEVIQEIKEITNAMGWRGTIRDTAEGAYASRKVLMCDKPMAR; encoded by the exons ATGAAGGCCCTGGGCGCGCACGCCGCCGACCTGCTCCGAGGCCCGCACCTACTCCGCGCCGCCGTCTTCGCTTTCGCCGTTGCGCTCGCCTTCCTCGTTGGCTACCACTGGCCCAACGCCTCcccgcgccttgtcttcttctcgtCCGATGCCTCCTCGTCGTCGCCCAGGTCGTCCTCCCGCTCTCCTTCCGTCGTGCTCTCCCCTAACTCTAACGTCTCCTTCGACCCATCCCTGATCCCTACCCCCAGCACCCCGCCTGCTTCTTCTACTCCCAATGCCTGGTCCCCGCCCGCACTACCACCGCCGACATCGGCGCCGCCGCctcccctcccccctcctccaCCACCAGCGCGCCTCGGCATCGTCGGCGAGGACGGCGCTATGCAGGACGACTTCGACATCGGCAACGTCGGCGCCAACGACACTGATCTGGCCACCGACGAGACCGCGCCGCAGGAGCCTAGCGACGTGGGCGCCAGCGGTGGACCACCTAGGGTGCGGATTGAGAGGTTCCCGGTCTGCCCCGAGAGCATGAGGGAGTACATACCCTGCCTCGACAACGAGGATGATATCAAGCGGCTGCCCTCGACGGAGCGCGGGGAGCGGTTTGAGCGGCACTGCCCTGCCAAGGACAAGGGTCTCAGCTGCCTCGTGCCGGCGCCCAACGGGTACAAGGCGCCCATCCCCTGGCCTCGGAGCAGAGACGAG GTCTGGTTTAGCAACGTGCCTCACACAAGATTGATTGATGACAAAGGAGGACAGAATTGGATCACCAAGGTCAAAGATAAATTCAGATTTCCTGGAGGCGGAACTCAATTCATTCATGGAGCAAATCAATACCTAGACCAGATCTCCCAG ATGGTACCAAATGTTGCATTTGGATCTCATACTAGAGTTGTCTTGGATGTTGGCTGTGGAGTAGCAAGTTTTGGTGCATATTTACTTTCACGTGATGTCCTGACATTGTCCATAGCTCCAAAAGATGTTCATGAAAATCAGATTCAGTTTGCTCTTGAACGTGGTGTGCCTGCAATGGCAGCAGCATTTGCAACGCGCCGGTTGTTATATACAAGCCAAGCGTTTGATATAATACATTGCTCACGCTGCCGAATAAATTGGACCCGTGATG ATGGTATCCTGCTCCTGGAGGTTAATAGATTGCTTAGAGCTGGAGGCTACTTTGCTTGGGCAGCCCAACCTGTTTATAAGCATGAAGAGGCCCAACAAGAGGCATGGAAAG AGATGGAGAACCTCACTGCCCGACTTTGCTGGGAGTTTGTGAAGAAAGAGGGATACATCGCTATGTGGAGGAAACCCTTAAATAACTCTTGCTACATTAACCGAGGTCCTGAAGGAAAACCTCCACTTTGTGATGCTGATGATAACCCGGATGATGTCTG GTATGTTGGTCTGAAAGCATGTATTAGTCGGCTTCCAGAGAATGGCGAAGCACCAACTCCTGTTCAATGGCCTGCACGCTTAATGGAGCCACCAAAGAGGCTTCAAGGCGTCGAAATGGATGCCTACTCATCAAAGAATGAGCTTTTCAAAGCAGAAACAAAATTTTGGGACGACATAATTGACGGTTATATCCGTATCTTTAAGTGGAGGAAGTTCAAAGTCCGGAATGTAATGGACATGAGGGCTGGATTTGGAGG GTTTGCAGCTGCTTTGATCCGCCAGAAACTGGATTGGTGGGTGATGAATGTTGTTCCTATTAGTGAGCCAAATACACTACCTGTAATTTTTGATCGGGGGCTTCTTGGAGTAGCTCATGACTG GTGTGAACCCTTTGATACATACCCTAGGACGTACGATCTACTTCATGCATCTGGTCTTTTCTCAAAGGAGCAGAACAG GTGTAATATCTCTAGCATCTTGCTGGAGATGGACCGGATACTCAGACCAGGTGGTAAAGCATATATTCGTGACCGGAAAGAAGTTATACAGGAGATCAAAGAAATAACGAATGCCATGGGGTGGCGTGGTACTATACGTGACACTGCCGAAGGCGCGTACGCCAGTAGGAAGGTTTTGATGTGCGACAAGCCTATGGCGCGTTAG